The Acinetobacter defluvii genome includes a region encoding these proteins:
- a CDS encoding CSLREA domain-containing protein, whose protein sequence is MKHYKKGILALMVLSAMSLMAAEDTTIYVTTFADENGENPDKCSLREAITAAATHKAFGGCNAGKEYATSTNIIQLEAGEYKLNSELQPSSSISILGKDPFDYEKVNVLTNDYPAITASKTTINAQGLSRIINTNNSNKPSISLSNIKLVNGSSKNERNNSGGALYLGGETTLNNVTIENANAQLGGAIYLSDGGNLTINSGVFQANKAVKGSVLAMTCNDNLGYSKRKIDILRASFLNNGSVESESAFALCGQPSVQFTANTITQNIANSNAGSIIQFSSTTPSGKVQLSDLSNLTLASNTIVKNSAWATFLYNGSAAKTLRYNVLAYNGAGKSCRYADNDLATVKILNLSLDHNALALDAASANAECELPELFKKDITPTTVDLSTTSFETVLSDLQKPSEYTNFQPVYFPRDQKTATDLVDTGLYGCSSPDQRGVARVDSDKNAQTSDKSNSCDIGSTEVIRLTAFKAELSNDSVVELLDNYQENLDLFNKLIEDKTTKPELLPYYQKQKKYFENLLTVKTKQKYRTIFFDPFVTNLPHENLLPNGGREIKHLTADNYTVTAVAKGIGNISGNTETIIPDKNLFCEWDASLGLIKMWRVDDNITPTGDKEFCQYTLQLKTDASKTSSAYILGTFSNISPLAKNAEFTVKEGSDKKITVDLLNYVNDDGDGLVSALTTEQKKKLPYYTDANGQDLAIRITTKIDPLIFSAERSGPCPGEDRVYNCYGGKITVQYKNILDPFSYKFGYSVYDADGKISNEATVKLNNTATSDSGVRNSGGGAIGGFGILGLFTLLGYRRYKNKIQNN, encoded by the coding sequence ATGAAACATTATAAAAAAGGAATATTAGCACTGATGGTTTTATCTGCAATGTCTTTAATGGCAGCAGAGGATACAACCATTTATGTGACAACATTTGCCGATGAAAATGGTGAAAATCCAGACAAGTGTTCTTTGCGTGAAGCAATAACTGCCGCAGCAACACATAAGGCATTTGGTGGATGTAATGCTGGGAAAGAATATGCCACTTCAACAAATATTATTCAATTAGAAGCAGGTGAATACAAATTAAATTCAGAATTACAACCGAGTTCTTCAATTTCAATTTTGGGTAAAGACCCTTTTGATTATGAAAAAGTTAATGTTTTGACCAATGATTATCCTGCAATCACTGCGTCAAAAACAACAATTAATGCTCAAGGTTTATCACGCATTATCAATACCAATAATTCTAATAAACCCAGTATTAGCTTATCAAATATAAAGCTAGTCAATGGTTCAAGTAAAAATGAGCGTAATAACTCAGGAGGAGCGTTGTATCTAGGTGGAGAGACCACTTTAAATAACGTCACGATTGAAAATGCAAATGCTCAACTAGGGGGTGCAATTTATTTAAGTGATGGTGGCAATCTAACGATTAATAGCGGCGTGTTCCAAGCCAATAAAGCGGTCAAAGGTAGTGTTTTAGCAATGACCTGTAATGATAATTTGGGTTATTCAAAAAGAAAAATTGATATTTTGCGTGCAAGTTTCTTAAATAATGGTTCGGTGGAAAGTGAGAGTGCTTTTGCCTTATGTGGGCAACCTTCCGTACAGTTTACGGCCAATACCATTACTCAAAACATTGCTAATAGTAACGCAGGGAGTATTATTCAATTTAGTTCAACGACCCCAAGTGGCAAAGTTCAATTAAGTGATCTTTCGAATTTGACACTGGCAAGTAATACCATTGTAAAAAACTCAGCATGGGCAACATTTTTATACAATGGCTCTGCGGCTAAGACACTGAGATATAATGTTTTAGCGTATAATGGTGCAGGCAAGTCTTGTCGTTATGCAGACAACGATCTAGCAACGGTCAAGATTTTGAACTTATCATTAGACCATAATGCCTTAGCTTTAGATGCTGCTAGTGCAAATGCTGAGTGTGAACTCCCTGAATTGTTCAAAAAAGATATTACTCCAACCACAGTGGACTTAAGTACAACGAGCTTTGAAACAGTACTGAGTGATTTGCAAAAACCCTCAGAATATACCAATTTCCAGCCCGTTTATTTCCCACGAGATCAAAAAACAGCTACAGATTTAGTGGATACAGGTTTGTATGGTTGCAGTAGCCCTGATCAGCGTGGTGTGGCGCGAGTTGATTCGGATAAAAATGCTCAAACCTCGGATAAATCGAACTCTTGTGATATTGGTTCAACGGAGGTAATCCGTTTGACAGCATTTAAAGCAGAGTTAAGTAATGATTCAGTGGTAGAGTTGCTGGATAATTATCAAGAAAATTTAGATCTATTTAATAAACTAATAGAAGATAAAACCACGAAACCTGAGCTTTTACCTTATTATCAAAAACAGAAAAAATATTTTGAAAATTTATTAACGGTAAAAACTAAACAGAAATATCGTACAATTTTCTTTGATCCATTTGTGACAAACTTACCGCATGAAAATCTTTTGCCAAATGGTGGGCGAGAAATTAAACATCTCACTGCAGACAATTATACAGTCACAGCAGTTGCAAAAGGTATAGGTAATATTAGTGGTAATACAGAAACCATCATTCCTGATAAAAACTTATTTTGTGAATGGGATGCGAGTTTAGGTCTGATTAAAATGTGGCGAGTGGATGATAATATTACTCCAACTGGTGACAAAGAATTTTGTCAATACACCTTGCAGCTTAAAACTGATGCAAGTAAAACCTCTTCGGCATACATTTTAGGCACTTTTAGTAATATTTCACCGCTTGCCAAAAATGCTGAATTTACAGTAAAAGAAGGTTCAGATAAGAAAATTACAGTTGATTTACTCAATTATGTTAATGATGATGGTGATGGTTTAGTGAGTGCTTTAACCACTGAACAAAAGAAAAAATTACCTTATTATACCGATGCAAATGGGCAAGATTTAGCAATTCGTATAACCACTAAGATTGACCCATTAATTTTTAGCGCAGAGCGCAGTGGTCCATGCCCTGGTGAAGATCGAGTTTATAATTGCTATGGTGGTAAAATTACCGTTCAGTATAAAAATATATTAGATCCTTTTAGTTATAAATTTGGATATTCTGTCTATGATGCGGATGGTAAGATCTCCAATGAAGCAACCGTAAAACTAAACAACACAGCAACATCAGATAGTGGTGTACGCAATAGTGGTGGTGGTGCGATTGGCGGATTTGGTATTTTGGGTTTGTTCACTTTACTTGGCTATCGTCGTTATAAAAACAAAATACAAAATAATTAA
- a CDS encoding tellurium resistance protein, whose amino-acid sequence MTQLITLTPLQKIQIDPEDLLSIKRNDLVPLLDNQSRLNLYADQLIQAQSVLLNGVDTHLTQKLSQVIAQIIEQLSNSQKKLKQRKFNALQKWLGLDLEFSAGQVKYFKDLDVLIQEANYLNQKIAIEIQKSQSRYQQALGFREQMAKYIRAAQEFLGEYPAFVKNRHPLDNFEERLSKKIHTLETLQASNDIALTQMQLTQQLSLSLMDRFKEAQQVLIPAWQYHLKQNAEQQSRASVQELDKSREKLITSLKKSLEQK is encoded by the coding sequence ATGACCCAATTGATTACACTGACCCCTTTACAAAAAATTCAGATTGATCCTGAAGATTTGTTGTCGATTAAACGTAATGATTTGGTTCCGTTATTGGATAATCAAAGTCGATTAAATTTGTATGCAGACCAGCTCATTCAAGCACAATCGGTTTTATTAAATGGTGTGGATACACATTTAACTCAAAAGTTGAGTCAGGTTATTGCACAAATTATTGAGCAATTATCTAATTCACAAAAAAAATTAAAACAACGTAAATTTAATGCTTTGCAAAAATGGCTAGGCTTAGATTTAGAGTTTAGTGCAGGTCAAGTTAAATATTTTAAAGACTTGGATGTGTTAATTCAGGAAGCCAATTATTTAAATCAGAAAATTGCAATCGAGATTCAAAAATCTCAATCACGTTATCAACAAGCTTTAGGGTTTCGTGAACAAATGGCGAAATATATTCGTGCAGCACAGGAATTTCTAGGAGAATATCCAGCATTTGTTAAAAATAGACATCCATTGGATAATTTTGAAGAACGATTATCCAAAAAAATTCATACTTTAGAAACTTTACAAGCCAGTAATGATATTGCGCTGACACAGATGCAACTGACACAACAATTGTCATTAAGTTTGATGGATCGCTTTAAAGAGGCGCAGCAAGTTTTGATTCCCGCTTGGCAATATCATTTAAAGCAAAATGCTGAACAGCAGTCTCGGGCATCTGTACAAGAACTTGACAAAAGTCGTGAAAAATTAATTACATCATTGAAAAAATCATTAGAGCAGAAATAG
- a CDS encoding toxic anion resistance protein: MSELDKNVVVASSIDLQQRYEQLSLKEIGLNSEDYNEVLNAQKELINIDHHAVAEYGKNIATKTSSYTDELLDLVKNKDLDATGQKLNQVVQVAQQLNTTSILNQSKNSGFFGSILSKFKGAKQSFDQHFHSTKEQIDSLVKEIETSQNGLKARVSTLDKMFDSVQEEYKQLGVYIAAGKLKQQELQQEISTLTSQEQDQQTHQRIYDLNHLANNLEKRVSDLQVLQQSAMQTLPMIRIIQSNNMMLVDKFYAIKNITLPAWKNQISLAISLHEQRNSVQLANTIDDATNDLLKRNADLLHQNSVDTAKANQRSVIDIETLEHVQNTLIKTVNDVIQIQKEGVQKREEASERIRALQSNLKQLVLENTHSS; encoded by the coding sequence ATGAGTGAGTTAGATAAAAATGTTGTTGTTGCATCTTCTATAGATTTGCAGCAGCGTTATGAGCAATTGAGTTTAAAAGAAATTGGGTTAAATTCTGAAGATTATAATGAAGTGCTAAATGCACAAAAAGAGTTGATTAATATTGATCATCACGCTGTTGCCGAATATGGTAAAAATATTGCAACGAAAACTTCATCTTATACAGATGAGCTATTGGATTTGGTTAAAAATAAAGACCTTGATGCAACAGGACAAAAACTCAATCAAGTCGTGCAAGTTGCACAGCAATTAAATACCACGAGTATTTTAAATCAATCCAAAAATTCAGGCTTTTTTGGCAGTATTTTGAGCAAGTTTAAAGGAGCCAAGCAAAGTTTTGATCAGCATTTTCATTCGACCAAAGAGCAAATCGACAGTTTGGTTAAAGAAATTGAAACTTCGCAAAATGGTTTAAAAGCACGTGTTAGTACATTAGACAAAATGTTTGACTCGGTGCAAGAGGAATATAAGCAACTCGGCGTTTATATTGCGGCAGGAAAGTTAAAACAGCAAGAGTTACAGCAAGAGATTTCAACGCTTACTTCACAGGAACAAGATCAACAAACACATCAGCGTATTTATGATTTGAATCATTTGGCGAATAATTTAGAAAAACGGGTGAGTGATTTACAAGTATTGCAACAGTCTGCCATGCAAACTTTGCCGATGATTCGTATTATCCAATCAAATAATATGATGTTGGTCGATAAATTTTATGCGATTAAAAATATTACCTTACCTGCTTGGAAAAACCAAATTAGTTTAGCGATTTCATTACATGAGCAACGTAATAGTGTGCAATTGGCAAATACCATTGATGATGCAACCAATGACTTATTGAAGCGTAATGCAGATTTGCTGCATCAGAACTCAGTTGATACCGCCAAAGCCAATCAACGTTCTGTGATTGATATTGAAACCCTTGAACATGTGCAAAATACCCTCATTAAAACTGTTAATGATGTAATCCAAATCCAGAAAGAAGGTGTACAAAAACGTGAGGAAGCATCTGAGCGCATTCGTGCCTTACAAAGCAACTTGAAACAATTGGTTTTGGAAAATACACATTCGTCTTAA
- the cyoE gene encoding heme o synthase, with amino-acid sequence MLKKYLFLTKPGILFGNFVTTLGGFFLAAQGSVDFLLLLLTLLGTTLVVASGCVVNNVIDQDIDQKMQRTMNRALVKKTISPTVALMFSAVLGILGFALLWFFVNAYAFGFAALGFFVYVVLYSLWTKRTTIHQTIIGSISGASPPVIGYTAVSGEFDVAALLIFLAYAFWQMPHSWGIAVYRFDDYKNANIPILPVARSIYRTKVESLIYVLLFAAVLNGLYCFGYTNIFFLIIFNAMSAYWVYLSIIGFKAENDQVWAKRYFLYSVILITALSFSFSFSYVSPAPHLPIF; translated from the coding sequence ATGTTGAAGAAATATTTATTCCTGACTAAGCCAGGAATTCTCTTCGGTAACTTCGTTACCACTTTGGGCGGCTTTTTTTTAGCCGCTCAAGGTTCTGTAGATTTCCTCTTACTTCTTCTTACCCTGCTCGGTACAACATTGGTTGTGGCATCGGGCTGTGTAGTCAATAATGTCATTGATCAAGACATTGACCAAAAAATGCAACGTACGATGAATCGTGCTTTAGTCAAAAAAACCATCAGTCCAACAGTTGCATTAATGTTTTCTGCTGTACTCGGTATACTTGGCTTTGCTTTGTTGTGGTTTTTTGTCAACGCCTATGCTTTTGGCTTTGCTGCACTTGGCTTTTTCGTTTATGTGGTGTTATATAGTCTATGGACAAAACGTACAACCATTCATCAAACCATCATTGGCAGTATTTCGGGTGCAAGCCCACCTGTAATAGGGTATACCGCTGTTTCTGGTGAATTTGATGTTGCTGCTTTACTCATTTTTTTGGCATATGCATTTTGGCAAATGCCACACTCATGGGGAATAGCGGTCTATCGTTTTGATGACTATAAAAATGCGAATATTCCCATTCTGCCTGTAGCACGCTCAATTTATCGTACAAAAGTTGAAAGTCTGATTTATGTACTATTATTTGCTGCAGTCTTAAATGGTTTATATTGCTTTGGCTATACCAATATTTTCTTCTTGATTATCTTTAATGCGATGTCTGCCTATTGGGTATATCTATCAATTATTGGCTTCAAAGCTGAAAATGACCAAGTTTGGGCAAAACGCTATTTCTTATATTCTGTAATTTTAATCACAGCATTAAGTTTTAGTTTTAGTTTTAGCTATGTATCCCCTGCCCCACATCTTCCAATTTTTTAA
- the cyoD gene encoding cytochrome o ubiquinol oxidase subunit IV, protein MSHDHNSAGASHGNVKQYTIGFIVSVLLTIVPFYMAMHPADFGRGAIVATIAITAVAQVLVQLVFFLHMNSSSEQRWNVIAFIYTILCIAVLLIGSVWIMNYLHSNMML, encoded by the coding sequence ATGAGTCACGATCATAATTCTGCAGGTGCTTCACATGGTAATGTGAAACAATATACGATTGGTTTTATTGTTTCTGTATTACTTACCATTGTTCCATTCTATATGGCAATGCATCCAGCTGACTTCGGTCGTGGTGCGATTGTAGCTACGATTGCGATTACAGCTGTGGCGCAGGTTCTTGTGCAATTGGTTTTCTTCTTGCACATGAATTCCTCATCAGAACAACGTTGGAACGTGATTGCATTCATTTACACCATCTTGTGTATCGCAGTTCTGCTCATCGGTTCTGTATGGATCATGAACTACTTACATTCAAACATGATGCTCTAG
- the cyoC gene encoding cytochrome o ubiquinol oxidase subunit III, producing MAEVLHHDNHGHDEHHHHDDTDITVFGFWTYLMSDLILFGTLFIAFAVLSSHIPPGTPSAKDLFGESLGFVLTETFALLISSVTFGFAVLASYKKNVGQVLTWLAITWVFGAAFIGMELYEFNHLVHAGHGPSTSAFLSAFFTLVGTHGIHVTSGLVWMIVLMIQIKKNGLTLPNTRRLACLSLFWHFLDIVWICVFSVVYLMGVI from the coding sequence ATGGCTGAAGTACTTCATCACGATAACCACGGACATGATGAACATCATCATCACGATGATACTGACATCACTGTCTTTGGTTTCTGGACATACTTGATGAGTGACTTGATTTTATTCGGTACACTCTTCATCGCGTTCGCTGTATTAAGCAGTCATATTCCACCTGGAACACCAAGTGCAAAAGATTTATTTGGTGAGTCTTTAGGTTTCGTTTTAACTGAAACTTTCGCTCTCTTGATTTCTTCTGTGACTTTTGGTTTTGCAGTACTTGCTTCATACAAGAAAAATGTGGGTCAAGTTTTAACTTGGCTCGCGATTACTTGGGTATTTGGTGCAGCGTTCATCGGCATGGAACTTTATGAATTTAATCATTTAGTTCATGCTGGTCATGGTCCAAGCACAAGTGCGTTCTTATCTGCGTTCTTTACCTTGGTAGGTACGCATGGTATTCACGTAACTTCAGGTTTGGTGTGGATGATCGTGTTAATGATTCAAATCAAGAAAAATGGTTTGACTTTACCAAATACACGTCGTCTTGCTTGCTTAAGCTTGTTCTGGCACTTCCTTGACATCGTATGGATCTGTGTATTCAGCGTCGTTTACTTAATGGGAGTTATCTAA